A genomic segment from Juglans regia cultivar Chandler chromosome 14, Walnut 2.0, whole genome shotgun sequence encodes:
- the LOC108998726 gene encoding dicarboxylate transporter 1, chloroplastic — translation MASIALTSSFSPPSLPSLRSRKPTPFASQLRSISLPRCTNVSHFSRNITTSLSLPKSPPTSTFFKASPKFSVRAAASAGAVTPAPASPPSPPWQGAAITPLLVSIATGVVLWFVPVPSGVSRNAWQLLAIFLATIVGIITQPLPLGAVALMGLGASVLTKTLTFAAAFSAFGDPIPWLIALAFFFARGFIKTGLGNRIAYQFVSLFGSSSLGLGYSLVFSEALLAPAIPSVSARAGGIFLPLVKSLCVACGSNVGDGTENRLGSWLMLTCFQTSVISSAMFLTGMAANPLSATLTYNTIKQTIGWTDWAKAAIVPGLVSLIVVPLLLYVIYPPTVKSSPDAPKLAKEKLEKMGPMTKNEIIMAGTLLLTVGLWVFGGVLNVDAVTAAILGLSVLLITGVVTWKECLAESVAWDTLTWFAALIAMAGYLNKYGLISWFSQTVVKFVGALGLSWQLSFGILVLLYFYSHYFFASGAAHIGAMFTAFLSVASALGTPPYFAAMVLAFLSNIMGGLTHYGIGSAPVFYGANYVPLAKWWGYGFLISVVNIVIWLGVGGIWWKAIGLW, via the exons ATGGCGTCCATCGCTCTCACTTCCTCCTTCTCCCCGCCCTCCCTCCCTTCCCTCCGCTCCCGAAAACCCACTCCCTTCGCCTCCCAGTTACGCTCCATCTCCCTCCCACGCTGCACAAATGTCTCTCACTTTTCACGGAATATTACCACTTCCCTTTCTCTCCCTAAATCCCCTCCAACTTCTACCTTTTTCAAAGCAAGCCCTAAATTTAGCGTCCGAGCTGCCGCAAGTGCTGGCGCGGTCACGCCTGCCCCGGCGTCTCCTCCATCACCACCATGGCAAGGCGCCGCGATAACACCGTTGCTCGTCTCCATTGCTACCGGGGTTGTCCtctggtttgtccccgttcccTCCGGGGTCTCGCGCAACGCTTGGCAATTACTCGCCATCTTCCTAGCCACTATTGTCGGGATCATCACCCAGCCGTTGCCCCTTGGAGCCGTGGCGCTGATGGGACTCGGAGCCTCCGTGCTCACCAAAACCCTTACCTTCGCCGCCGCGTTCTCCGCCTTCGGCGATCCGATCCCTTGGCTCATCGCGCTCGCCTTCTTCTTCGCCCGCGGGTTCATAAAGACCGGATTGGGAAACAGAATTGCGTACCAGTTCGTGTCCTTGTTCGGAAGCTCCTCGTTGGGGTTGGGGTACAGTTTGGTGTTCAGCGAAGCACTGTTGGCCCCGGCGATCCCATCGGTGTCGGCTAGAGCCGGTGGGATCTTCCTTCCTCTTGTGAAGTCGCTCTGCGTTGCATGTGGTAGCAATGTCGGCGATGGGACCGAGAACCGGTTGGGGTCGTGGCTGATGCTCACGTGCTTCCAGACCTCTGTGATCTCGTCGGCGATGTTCTTGACGGGGATGGCGGCTAATCCGCTTAGCGCCACCTTGACGTACAACACGATCAAGCAGACGATCGGGTGGACCGATTGGGCCAAGGCGGCAATTGTGCCCGGTTTGGTGTCATTGATTGTGGTGCCATTGCTTCTTTACGTGATTTACCCACCCACGGTGAAGAGTAGTCCCGATGCGCCGAAATTGGCGAAGGAGAAGTTGGAGAAGATGGGCCCGATGACTAAGAACGAGATCATCATGGCTGGGACTCTGCTTCTTACG GTGGGGCTCTGGGTTTTTGGAGGGGTGCTGAATGTGGATGCTGTCACCGCAGCCATACTTGGATTATCTGTGCTCTTGATTACAGGGGTTGTTACGTGGAAGGAGTGCTTAGCTGAATCAGTTGCTTGGGACACCCTCACGTGGTTTGCTGCGCTCATTGCAATGGCTGGGTATCTCAACAAATATGGTCTCATCTCCTGGTTCAGCCAAACTGTAGTCAag TTTGTTGGCGCATTGGGTCTTTCATGGCAGCTATCTTTTGGCATTCTGGTTCTTCTCTATTTCTACTCTCACTACTTCTTTGCCAGTGGAGCTGCTCACATTGGTGCAATGTTTACTGCCTTTTTGTCTGTTGCTAGTGCTTTAGGCACTCCCCCATACTTTGCAGCCATGGTGCTCGCCTTCCTCTCGAATATCATGGGTGGCCTTACCCACTATGGCATTGGGTCAGCTCCTGTTTTCTATGGTGCCAACTATGTCCCTCTTGCCAAATGGTGGGGCTATGGATTCCTCATATCTGTCGTCAATATTGTAATCTGGCTTGGAGTTGGAGGGATTTGGTGGAAGGCTATCGGCTTGTGGTAG
- the LOC108998681 gene encoding transcription factor MYB46-like — protein MRKPEPFSAGKDNHSNNKLRKGLWSPEEDDKLMNYMLKNGQGCWSDVAKNAGLQRCGKSCRLRWINYLRPDLKRGAFSPQEEALIIHLHSLLGNRWSQIAARLPGRTDNEIKNFWNSSVKKRLKTLSATTSSTSTSDSSSPKDGMGSGLMISMQEQGIMPIMYMDSSSASSSMQNMAGLNHMVDPLHMLQHGLNMSSACTGCLNTPQYMTQIGVGTGDSFDGENGAFGGLDIGLGELFVPPLESVNVEDQKAKTENTNKWSTNNNTGLYNTNNISNYNNNINARAENLARVNGNCWEVDQELRMGEWDLEELMKDVPSFSLVDFQIQ, from the exons ATGAGGAAGCCAGAGCCCTTCTCAGCTGGGAAAGACAACCATTCCAACAACAAGCTTAGAAAGGGCTTATGGTCACCAGAAGAGGATGACAAGCTCATGAACTACATGCTGAAGAATGGCCAAGGTTGTTGGAGTGATGTGGCTAAAAATGCAGGCTTGCAGAGGTGTGGAAAGAGCTGTCGCCTTCGCTGGATTAATTACTTGAGGCCTGACCTTAAGAGAGGCGCATTCTCACCCCAAGAAGAAGCTCTCATCATCCATTTGCACTCCCTTCTTGGCAACag GTGGTCTCAAATTGCAGCACGCTTGCCAGGGAGAACTGACAACGAAATAAAGAACTTTTGGAACTCATCAGTGAAGAAGAGGCTAAAGACTTTGTCAGCCACAACCTCATCCACAAGCACAAGCGATTCATCATCGCCTAAAGATGGTATGGGATCTGGGCTCATGATTTCCATGCAAGAACAAGGCATCATGCCAATCATGTACATGGATTCATCATCGGCATCATCTTCCATGCAAAATATGGCAGGCCTAAACCACATGGTTGATCCATTGCATATGCTTCAGCATGGCCTGAACATGTCCAGTGCATGTACTGGATGCCTTAACACACCACAATACATGACTCAAATTGGTGTAGGTACTGGAGATAGTTTTGATGGGGAAAATGGGGCCTTTGGGGGTCTTGATATTGGGTTAGGGGAGTTGTTTGTTCCTCCTTTAGAGAGTGTAAACGTAGAAGATCAGAAAGCTAAAACTGAAAATACAAATAAGTGGTCAACGAATAACAACACCGGCCTGTATAACACGAACAACATCAGCAATTACAATAACAACATTAATGCTAGGGCAGAAAACTTGGCTCGGGTTAATGGAAACTGTTGGGAAGTAGATCAAGAGCTTAGAATGGGGGAATGGGACTTGGAGGAGTTGATGAAAGATGTTCCCTCCTTTTCTTTAGTTGATTTCCAAATACAGTAA